GGAAGGCGGGGGGGTGTGGTCGACCGAGTCGGATGTCGTGCTGATGAACGACATCATCTGGGGGAACGGCGCCCCTTCGGGCACGCAGATATGGGCCGGTGACGGCTCGGCCGTCGACCTCGAGTACTGCGACGTCCAGTATGGAGAGGATTCCGTCTACTGCCACCCCGGAGCATCTATGACATGGGGCGCAGGCATCATCGACGCCGCCCCCGGGTTCGCTCCGGGGCCTCTCAGCCCGTTCCAGCTCTCCGGATCGGAGTCTCCGTGCGCGGATGCCGGGAATCCCTCTACGGCCTACTGCGATCCCGAGGACCCCGCGAATCCCGGATCCGCCCTCTGGCCGGCGCTCGGCACCGTCATCAACGACATGGGAGCGTACGGAGGCGGAGGGGCCGGCTACTGGGTGGGCATGCCGCCCGGACAGGTGGCACCGCCCCTGCAGCCGTGCATGGCGGTATCCCCCAACCCGCTCCGCGGAACCGGGTCGGTGCTCTACTCCGTGCCCTCCCCGGGGCCCGTGACTCTCGAGGTCTACGACGTCTCCGGGAGGCTCGTCGGTACTCTCGTGGACGGTTTCTCGCCTGCCGGGGACAAGACTGCCGCCCTCGACTGCAGCGACCTCTCCGCAGGAGTCCTCCTGATCAGGCTCGAGTGCGGGAAGGCGGCAGCCGTCGGTCGCGTCGTGATCCTCAGATGAGACGGGATGAACGGACGCCCGGATCAGCCATGCCCCGGGTGGCGGAGGTTACGGCATGCCCTGGTGTTCCCGGGCCGGCGGCAGATGCCGGAATCCCGGGCGGCGAGGAACAGGAGCGTACATGAGGGTTGCCGGGAATGGCTGGTCGACGAACACGAGGAGACGAGAGATGGAAACCTGGGGTTCATCTGTGGTGATGGCCGCGGTTCTGATGCTGTCTGTCGCCGGATCCGCCGCCGGTCAGTGGAGCGCCGACTCGCTCGGGAACCTCGAGGTGTGCGACGCGGTGAACGAGCAGTCGGTGCCGAAGATCGCCCCTACCTCCGACGGAGGGTGCTTCGTCTCGTGGTTCGACTCGAGGAGCGGCGGATACTGCCTCTACCTCCAGCGCATCGACGCCGACGGGAACGAGCTGTTCGACCCGGACGGGCTTCTGATCAGCGATCACGAGCAGCAGTCCTGGCTCGTCGACTACGACATGGCCGTCGACGCCGGTGACAACGCCGTGATCGTCTTCTCCGACACCCGCAACACGCCCGACGAGCTGGACGTATCGGCCTACAGGATCTCGAGCGAAGGAGAGTTCCTCTGGGGCCCCGACGGGGTGTGCCTGTCGAATCCTTCCGAATCGAGCTTCGAAGCAGCCCCCACGGTCGCCGTGACCCCCGCCGGCAACAGCATCTTCGCCTGGGGCGGATCGGGCTCCGACTACACGATGACGTTCCAGAAGCTCTCGTCTTCCGGCGACAGGCTGTGGGGCGACTGGGGCATCACCGTGAACGACCCGGTGAGGAGCCTGTCGATGCCCATCGTAGTCCCCAGCGGACAGGACAGCGCGATAGTGCTGTTCAAGAGCTCGACGGGCAGCTACCCGTCCCAGGTGACATGGCTCTACGCAGGCCTGCTCGATGCCTCCGGGGGCTGGGGATGGGACGACACGCCCGTCCTCGTCTACAATTCCGGCGACATCTCCCCCTGGAGTGTCCCCGAGATCGTCCCCGACGGCGAGGACGGAGCGGTGATGTGCTGGTACGATGCCGCCGACCTCTCGACCTTCGAGGTCTGGGTGCAGCATGTCGACGCGTCGGGCGATCTCCTGTTCCCTGCCAACGGGGCGCAGGCGTCGACAAATTCGGACGACAGGCTGCACATGAACCCTTCGGCGTTCTACTGGCCTGCTCAGGATCGGACGCTGGTGTTCTGGGTCGAGGAGAACGACAACCAGAACCAGTACGGCGTCTACGGCCAGATGTTCTCCTCCGCGGGGGCGAGGTTGTGGACGGACGGCGGTCTTGCGCTCGTTCCTCTGGGCTCCAGCCAGATATCCTTCGTCAGGCCACTGGGTGACCCAGACGGGGCGTATGTGGCCTACTTCCGCGGTTCGGGCTCGACGTCGGTCCGGGTTCTGAGGATCGGGTACGACGGGTCGCCCGACTGGGGCCCCGTCACGATATCCGCAGCATCGCTGGGAGGGAAGGACGACCTCGTGCAGAGTCCGGGCTGCTGGGGCAGCGGAATCCTGGCATGGTGCGACAACAGGAACGACTACGGCATCTATGCCCAGAACATCAACCCGGACGGCACCATGGGCCCGCCGACCGGCGTGGAGACCGAGCCCGGCCTTGCGGCGCCCACGCTGGCGGTCACCGCCAACCCAGCAATCGGATGCATTGATCTCGTCTTCTCGACTCCCGCTGCCGGAGAGGTGAGCCTCCTCGTCTTCGATCTCTCGGGCAGATCCGTGGCCACACTGGTGGACGGAGCGCTGCCGGCGGGTGAGCATGAAGCCTCCTGGGCGGCAGGTGAAGGCATGCCGGCCGGGGTCTACATGGCGGTGCTCAGGGCGGGAGGCCGGCCGGTACGCGCGAGGATGGTGCTGCTGTAGTGCAGCCGGGGCCGAAGCGCGGCGGGAGGAATCTCCCGGTGCGTGCATGGCAGCACGAGAAGCCCCTTCTGGTCTACATGCTCCTGCCCCCGCTCGTGATGACCGCCGTGGGCCTGGCGCTGCCCGGCGACCTCAGGAGCGACCAGGGGACGCCCGTCGGATCCGCGCTGGCGATCTGCGGAGGCGTCTGGTTCCTGGCGGCAGTTCCGGTCGTGCTAATCCTGGCAGGCAGGGACGCTGGTGTGGACAACCCGGCTGGCGGCGGCGGGAAGCGCGGCGACGATCATCCCGATCCGTGACCGCCGGTGAGCTCTCGAGGCAACCCGTCAGGCGCAGGCATGACGGTTTATCGGCCTCGATAACCTGTAAATCGACCGTGCTCTGATCAGGAAGCAGTGCAAGCTCTTGTGAGGGCGTTTCGGGGAGTAGTCTGACCCCGGGCAGGGGGGTCGCCGGGTGGCGGCCCCCCCGGGGATGATGCTATTCGGGGATGCGCAGGACCTGGCCGGGGTAGATCTTGTCGGGGTCGCTGAGCATCGGCTTGTTGGCGTCGAAGATCTTCATGTACTTGTTCGCGTCGCCGTACATGTTCTTCGAGATCTTGGATAGAGTGTCTCCGCCGACCACCCTGTAGTAGCGGGTCTTGCCCTTGTCGTCCTTGACCACCATGTCGTCGGAGACCTTGGCGATACCCTTGACGTTGCCGGCTACCAGCAGGGCCTTCTCCCTGTCCTCGATGGTCCCGGGCGTGCCCTTCAGGTGGACATGATCACCCTTCACCGCTACCTGGAGATCCTTCACCTTCAGCCCATGGGAATTGATCTTCTCGGTGATCCTCTTGGACATGTTGACGTCGTCGCCCACGTCGGCCAGCTTCTCGCCGGCGTCCTTGAGAAAGTCGAGCAGCCCCATGTTCAGACCTCTCCTTCAATGGGGACCCCTGGGTCTTCTCCCAGTATCCAAGACAATAAACCGGGTTCATCCCAAAGGCAAAACCAGATCGACCGGACCTGTCCCGGGATGGCGGGAACGCCCGCTGGAAGGGCGCAGGGACGCATCTTGCGCCGGCGCCGTGGTTCGACATATTCAGGTCAACCCCAGACAGACGGAGGTGATCGATGCGCAGTATACTTCTCCTGTGCCTGGCCGCGGTGACCGGAGTCGCGCTCGCGGCCGAGCGCGTGGTCCTGTTCGAGGAGTTCACGCAGACCGGTTGAGGCTCCTGCGGAAGCAGCTGGTCAGCTGTGAAGACGATGGTGAACGGTTACCTCTCCACCAATGACCTCGCCCCCCAGATCATCTTCTACAACGGCCCCGGCGCCACGGCCTACAGTTCGGCGAGGGACGCCCTCTACGGATGGAGCGCCACCCCGACCTTCCAGATCGACGGCGTCTCCCAGCAGCTCGGCTGGAGCCAGACCAACGTACAGAACTACATCAACTCCCGCCTCACGGTACCCAGCTACGTGAGCATCACGAGCAACGTGGTCGGCAACGCCTCGGGCGGGACGGTGTACTACGCGATCACGGTCGAGCAGGACCCGGGCGTGACCGGGCCGTTCAAGATCTGGTCCGCCGTGCTCGAGAGCCACGAGACCGCCGGCTCCGGCTACGGCGTCTACGCCGGCCAGGAGCTGATGTGGGAGCCCAGGGCGTTCCCGATGGGCACGTCGGGCACCCTGATCAACATCACGGGGCCTTATCCCCAGACCATCAACATGGCCGGGACCTACACGCTCGACCCCGTGGCCCACACCTTCGACTACCTCGACCTCATCACGTACGTACAGGCCACCACGGGCACCCATGAGGTCCTGAACGCGGCCTTCACCGACATGCCCGACACGGCCACCGGCATCGAGGGCCCCGGAGGCGCACCGATCGACGCGCCCTCCACCATCACGGCATGGCCCAATCCCTGCGAGGGCCATCTGAGCATCGGTACGGTGCTCCCGGCCGGCGTGACCGGGACCGTGACGGTCTTCGACCTCGCTGGCAGGGCAGTGATGAGCTTCGATGCGAACGGTGCGTCGAGCATCGAGCTCGGCGAGGCGGGTGTCTATCTCGCCCGCCTGGAGACGACCGCCGGCGAAGCCGTGACCACGAGGTTCACCGTAATCCGCTGACATGGATGCGGCACGAAGCCAGGGGGCCGGGTCCGCCCGGCCCCCTTCTCGTTCCTGAAGCAGGGGAGCAGAGGCTTCGCGCGCTATTTGCACCGCTCCCGCAGCCCTGCATATTCGCCTCGAACACGAATCCCGGGAGGTGACTGAGTGCGCAAGCTACTTCTGATCGGTCTTCTCCTCGCGGTCGGCACTGCCGGTGCAGCCGAGAGGACGGTGCTGTTCGAGTACTTCACCCAGACTGGTTGAGGCACCTGCTACGGCAGTTGGTCAACTGTCAAATCGACAATCCAGCCCTTCGTCGACTCAGGTGACGTGGCCCCCCTGTACCTGTTCTACTCCGGCGCCCCGGGAACACCCTATGCCCAGGGCTTCAACACCGCCAGGTTCAACCTCTACAGCGTGGGGTCGACCCCGACCGTCAAGATCGACGGCCTCGCATCGTCCTACACTCCGTCCACCTATGCCACGACGATCAACAACAGGCTCGCCGTACCGAGCTACGTGAGCATCGAAACCAACGTGGTGGGCGACGCCACCGGCGGGACAGTCTACTATGCCATCACCGCCGAGCAGGATCTGGGCGTCTCCGGCCAGATCAAGGTCTGGTCGGCCATCGTCGAGAACGGGTTCACGGCGCCCGGCAACTGGGGCGGCTACAGCGGCATGGAGATGAGATGGATCCCCAGGTCGATCCCGGCCGGCAACCAGGGAACCGTCATCAGCTTCACCGGCCCGTATCCCCAGACCGTCAACATCGCCGGCACCTACCTGCTCGACTGCAACATGTGGGACTTCGAGAGCCTCGCCCTCGTCACGCTGGTCCAGCCGACGACGGGCACCAGGGAGGTCCTCAACGCGGCCTACACGGATCTCCCCGACACCGCGACGGGCATCGAGGGCCCCGAGGGAGGAACTCCGTGTGAGACCGCCATGCTGTCGGCATGGCCCAATCCCTCCCACGGGGAGCTCAGCATCGGCGCGATGCTGCCTTCGGGCGTTTCGGGCGAAGTCACGGTATTCGACCTGTCCGGCAGGGCCGTGGCGGGCTTCGAGGCCTCGGGCCTCACCAGCGTCAGCATCGAAGAGCCCGGCGTGTACCTTGCCCGCATGGAGACATCCTCCGGCGAGGCCGTGACCACCAGGTTCACGGTCATCCGCTAGCGCCCGAGCCATCTCTTCGACAGGGGCCGGAGCCGTCTCCGGCCCCTTCCTCGTAAACAGCCCCGCAGGTGCGGGGCAATGTTCCCGGAGGCCGCACGAAGCTGCATATTACCCGTGTCAGTCGTCGTATTTCCTGTCCGAGGAGGTGACACAGTGCGGAAGATGCTTCTGTTGGTGCTGGCCGTCGCAGCGGGAACGGCATTCTCGGCCGAGAGGACGGTGCTGTTCGAGTATTTCTCGCAGACTGGTTGAAGCTCCTGCTATAACAGCTGGTCAGCTGTCGAATCCGTGATCTCTGGCTATGTCGCGTCAGGCGACGTGGCTCCCCTGTACATGTTCTTCAACGGTCCGGCCGCCAACTCCTTCAACAACGCCAGGATAAGCCTCTACGGCGTCGGAGCCACGCCGACGGTCAAGATGGACGGCCTCGCATCCGCCTCCGGCCCGGCTTCCTACGCGAGCGCGATCAACAACCGTCTGGCCGATCCGGCCTGCGTCTCGATCGACGTGAACATGGCGGGCGACTCCACGGGCGGAACCGCCTACGTGAGCGTGACAGCCGAGCAGGATCCGGGCACCTCCGGCCTCCTGAAGGTCTGGTGCGTCATTGTGGAGGACGAGCAGCTCGCTTCAGGCTCGTCCTGGGGCGGATACAACGGGAAGACCCTCAACTGGCTCCCCGTGGCCTGGCCCATGGGCGCCACCGGAACGGTGATCTCCTTCACCGGGCCCTATCCTCAGACGGTGAGCATCTCGCATACCTACGTCCTGAACCCCGCGGTCCACGAGTTCGAGAACCTCAGGGTCGTCACCTTCGTCCAGCCCACCGGCGGGACCAAGGAGGTCCTGAACGCTCATTACATGGACCTGCCGGATGCCACAGGCGTCTCGGAACCCGAGGGTCCGGGCCCCGTCGAGGGCTGCGAACTCACGCTGTGGCCCAATCCATGCGCAGGACAGCTCAGCATAGGCGCACTGATGCCGGCGGGAGTCACCGGCACCCTGACCGTCTATGACCTGACCGGGCGCGAGGTAGCCTCGTGCGAGGCACAGGCGGTCAACGACATCGTAATGGGACAGTCGGGCGTGTACATCGCCAGGCTCTCCACCTCGACCGGCGGATCACTCTCACAGAGATTCACGGTGATCGACTGACGTTCCGGGGGGGGGGGGGGGGGGGCCCCCGCCCCCCCCCCCCCGGCCGGTAGCCGTCGGACGAGAAGCGCTCGTTGATGCGCGCCGCGATCTCCTGCACGCGCCGGTTCAGCTCCGCGTAGCGCGGGATGATCGTCCGGCTCGGGGCCGCGAGCTGGACGAACGTGAAGCGCCCCTGCAGGTCCGGCCGCCGCTCCAGCAGCCGCTCGACGGCCAGCAGGCGCTCCTCGATGCCCTTGGTGTAGTCCAGGCGGTCCACGCCCACGCCCAGCAGCGCGCCCTCCCGCAGGCCAAGCTCGGCGAACACGGCCGCGCGGCAGTCGGCCACCGACGGCGCGGCCTGCGTCCAGGCGGACGGCCACTCCACCGAGATCGGGTACGGCCGCACCAGCGTCGTTCGGCCCTTGTGGACCACCGCGTTGACGTCGTGGTCGATCCTCGACTCGAGGAAGCGGTCCACCGTGTCCAGGAAGTTGTTGCAGTGGTACTGGGTGTGGAAGCCCAGGATGCTGCTGCCGAGCAGGCCCGTCAGCAGCTCGTCGCGCCACGGGCAGATGCCGAACA
The window above is part of the Candidatus Fermentibacter sp. genome. Proteins encoded here:
- a CDS encoding T9SS type A sorting domain-containing protein; this translates as MISGYVASGDVAPLYMFFNGPAANSFNNARISLYGVGATPTVKMDGLASASGPASYASAINNRLADPACVSIDVNMAGDSTGGTAYVSVTAEQDPGTSGLLKVWCVIVEDEQLASGSSWGGYNGKTLNWLPVAWPMGATGTVISFTGPYPQTVSISHTYVLNPAVHEFENLRVVTFVQPTGGTKEVLNAHYMDLPDATGVSEPEGPGPVEGCELTLWPNPCAGQLSIGALMPAGVTGTLTVYDLTGREVASCEAQAVNDIVMGQSGVYIARLSTSTGGSLSQRFTVID
- the lysM gene encoding peptidoglycan-binding protein LysM translates to MGLLDFLKDAGEKLADVGDDVNMSKRITEKINSHGLKVKDLQVAVKGDHVHLKGTPGTIEDREKALLVAGNVKGIAKVSDDMVVKDDKGKTRYYRVVGGDTLSKISKNMYGDANKYMKIFDANKPMLSDPDKIYPGQVLRIPE
- a CDS encoding T9SS type A sorting domain-containing protein, translating into MVNGYLSTNDLAPQIIFYNGPGATAYSSARDALYGWSATPTFQIDGVSQQLGWSQTNVQNYINSRLTVPSYVSITSNVVGNASGGTVYYAITVEQDPGVTGPFKIWSAVLESHETAGSGYGVYAGQELMWEPRAFPMGTSGTLINITGPYPQTINMAGTYTLDPVAHTFDYLDLITYVQATTGTHEVLNAAFTDMPDTATGIEGPGGAPIDAPSTITAWPNPCEGHLSIGTVLPAGVTGTVTVFDLAGRAVMSFDANGASSIELGEAGVYLARLETTAGEAVTTRFTVIR
- a CDS encoding T9SS type A sorting domain-containing protein, yielding MAPLYLFYSGAPGTPYAQGFNTARFNLYSVGSTPTVKIDGLASSYTPSTYATTINNRLAVPSYVSIETNVVGDATGGTVYYAITAEQDLGVSGQIKVWSAIVENGFTAPGNWGGYSGMEMRWIPRSIPAGNQGTVISFTGPYPQTVNIAGTYLLDCNMWDFESLALVTLVQPTTGTREVLNAAYTDLPDTATGIEGPEGGTPCETAMLSAWPNPSHGELSIGAMLPSGVSGEVTVFDLSGRAVAGFEASGLTSVSIEEPGVYLARMETSSGEAVTTRFTVIR